One window of the Pedobacter ginsengisoli genome contains the following:
- a CDS encoding ABC transporter ATP-binding protein — MEYVIKAVKLTKRFGDFTATNEITFEVAKGEIFGFLGANGAGKTTAMRMLCGLSMPSSGVATVAGFDVYKETEEIKKNIGYMSQRFSLYEDLTVQENIRFFGGIYGLTNRDIKIKSEELLEQLGLKNEAKKLVASLPLGWKQKLSFSVAVLHHPKVVFLDEPTGGVDPVTRRQFWDLIYEASARGITVFVTTHYMDEAEYCNRISIMVDGKIEALDTPENLKNQFKANSMDQVFYELARGAKRGD, encoded by the coding sequence ATGGAATATGTAATTAAAGCAGTTAAACTAACCAAGCGATTTGGAGATTTTACGGCAACAAATGAAATTACCTTTGAGGTGGCAAAGGGCGAAATATTTGGTTTTCTGGGGGCTAATGGAGCAGGTAAAACAACTGCCATGCGCATGCTTTGCGGTTTATCTATGCCCAGTTCAGGAGTAGCAACGGTAGCAGGTTTTGATGTTTATAAGGAAACGGAGGAAATTAAAAAGAACATAGGTTATATGAGTCAACGATTCTCTTTATATGAAGATCTGACTGTACAGGAAAATATCAGGTTTTTTGGAGGTATTTATGGCCTGACCAATAGGGATATTAAGATTAAAAGTGAAGAACTGTTGGAACAGCTTGGATTAAAAAATGAAGCCAAAAAACTTGTAGCTTCACTCCCATTGGGTTGGAAACAGAAACTTTCCTTTTCTGTGGCGGTTCTACATCACCCAAAAGTTGTATTTCTGGATGAACCTACCGGAGGGGTTGATCCGGTAACCAGAAGACAATTCTGGGACCTGATCTATGAGGCATCTGCAAGGGGAATTACTGTTTTTGTAACCACCCATTATATGGACGAGGCAGAGTATTGTAACCGCATATCTATTATGGTGGATGGAAAAATAGAGGCGCTGGATACACCGGAAAATTTAAAAAATCAATTTAAAGCAAACTCAATGGACCAGGTTTTTTATGAGCTGGCCAGAGGTGCTAAACGAGGTGATTAA
- a CDS encoding DUF6515 family protein: MKTLNFKSLIIAGSIILISGLTTNNVLAQRSSRGSGGGGGNHVSAGGGNRPSRPSIGNTSRPNYRPSRPSGTINRPGYGYRPGNGYRPGYHYRPGYSYRRPYYGYYYNYYRPFLGIRLSVLPFGYYPFYFGADQFYYSGGFFYRQYDDGYKVVVPPVGAQVPSIPSEAKEITINGQTYYEYKGVYYSTTVDADGKTVYTVAGKDGVLDTDNGTATDGTSNLPQIGDVVNQLPDGTRDVMIKGSQYYLSEDGVYYEKIVDGDKITYKVIGIGN; the protein is encoded by the coding sequence ATGAAAACCTTGAATTTTAAATCACTAATTATAGCGGGATCTATAATCCTGATCAGCGGCTTAACAACAAACAACGTGTTAGCACAGAGATCATCAAGAGGCAGTGGAGGTGGCGGTGGTAACCACGTATCAGCTGGTGGGGGCAACAGACCATCAAGACCTTCAATTGGCAATACCTCTCGTCCTAACTACCGGCCTTCTCGGCCAAGTGGAACTATTAACAGACCGGGTTATGGTTACAGACCAGGAAATGGGTATCGTCCGGGGTATCACTACAGACCAGGTTATTCTTATCGCAGGCCTTATTACGGATACTACTATAACTATTACCGACCATTTTTAGGGATCCGTTTAAGTGTATTGCCTTTTGGTTACTACCCATTCTATTTTGGTGCTGATCAATTTTATTATTCAGGCGGGTTCTTTTACAGACAATACGACGATGGTTATAAAGTAGTTGTACCTCCCGTTGGGGCTCAGGTACCAAGCATTCCATCAGAAGCAAAAGAAATAACCATTAACGGACAAACCTATTATGAATATAAAGGAGTTTATTACAGTACTACTGTAGATGCCGACGGAAAAACCGTTTATACAGTGGCAGGTAAAGATGGAGTTTTAGATACAGATAATGGTACCGCTACAGATGGAACCAGCAACCTCCCTCAAATAGGTGATGTAGTAAACCAGTTGCCAGATGGTACCAGAGATGTAATGATAAAAGGATCTCAATATTACCTATCTGAAGATGGTGTTTATTACGAAAAAATTGTAGACGGCGATAAAATAACCTACAAAGTTATTGGTATAGGTAACTAA
- a CDS encoding TetR/AcrR family transcriptional regulator — translation MSKKLNVEADSSTEEKIKAAANLVFTKKGYSGTRTRDIAEEAGINLALLNYYFRSKEKLFDIVMMENIQQFLMGIKGLLNNEGLSLTEKIALVAENYINLLRVQPDMPLFILSEIRSNPEKLATNMNVKEILLKSHFYQQLNETLNGKINPLHFIINIISLTVFPFVASPLIKIIGELKQEDFDKMAEERKKMIPVWIDAMLKVH, via the coding sequence ATGAGTAAAAAATTAAATGTAGAAGCAGATAGCAGCACAGAAGAAAAGATTAAAGCAGCAGCCAATTTGGTATTTACAAAAAAAGGATATTCGGGCACGCGTACCAGAGATATTGCTGAAGAAGCCGGTATAAATCTTGCCTTGCTAAACTACTATTTTAGAAGTAAAGAAAAGCTGTTTGATATTGTAATGATGGAGAACATACAGCAGTTTTTAATGGGAATTAAAGGATTGCTGAACAATGAGGGATTGAGCTTAACTGAAAAGATTGCTCTTGTTGCCGAGAACTACATCAATTTGTTAAGAGTACAACCAGACATGCCTCTATTTATTTTAAGTGAAATAAGATCCAATCCTGAAAAACTGGCGACAAATATGAATGTTAAGGAGATTTTATTAAAATCTCATTTTTATCAGCAACTGAATGAAACTTTAAACGGCAAAATTAACCCACTGCATTTTATCATAAACATTATTAGCTTAACAGTTTTTCCTTTTGTGGCTAGTCCGCTTATTAAAATTATTGGAGAATTGAAACAAGAGGATTTTGATAAGATGGCAGAAGAAAGAAAGAAAATGATTCCTGTTTGGATTGACGCAATGTTAAAAGTCCATTAA
- a CDS encoding TolC family protein — protein sequence MKSIFFSTLICFVLYQTNVQSQERLSLEECYSLTRQNYPLVKQLELISKTAAYSVDNAAKGYLPQFNISGQASYQSDVTKIPIQIPGMNVPQLSKDQYRLSAEGTQVLFDGGVIRQQKEAINTNALVENQKLEVELYKLKERVNQLFFGVLLMDAQLKQNELLAKDIQLGIDRAKANVANGIAFKSSLNILKAELLKVNQKNIEQKFTRKGYIEVLGLFIHKTLTEDIVLQKPEQPVLQTEIQRPELDLFKQQRNSLDVKERAIAARNLPKFNLFLQGGLGKPALNMLNNSMEPFAIGGLRMSWPLSGFYTSRKEKAIIDINRKEIDLQKENFLLNTNFVVKQQDSEIDKQTNLLNSDDEIIALRASVKETSAAQLENGVINTSDYLREVNAEDQARQGKIMHQIQLLMALYNKQTTTGN from the coding sequence ATGAAATCTATATTTTTCAGCACCCTCATTTGTTTTGTGCTTTATCAAACGAATGTGCAAAGTCAGGAAAGGCTTTCACTTGAAGAATGCTATTCCCTGACTCGACAGAACTATCCTTTGGTAAAGCAGTTGGAATTGATTTCAAAAACTGCGGCTTACTCTGTAGATAACGCTGCAAAGGGATATCTGCCTCAGTTTAATATCAGCGGACAAGCCAGTTATCAGTCAGATGTAACAAAAATTCCAATTCAGATTCCCGGGATGAACGTTCCTCAGTTGAGTAAAGATCAATATCGTTTGAGTGCAGAAGGAACTCAGGTTTTGTTTGATGGCGGTGTTATCAGGCAACAAAAGGAAGCAATTAACACTAATGCTTTGGTTGAAAATCAGAAACTTGAGGTAGAGTTGTACAAATTGAAAGAAAGGGTTAACCAGTTATTCTTCGGGGTACTTTTAATGGATGCGCAATTAAAGCAGAATGAATTACTGGCAAAAGATATTCAGCTGGGTATTGACCGGGCAAAAGCTAATGTAGCCAATGGAATCGCCTTTAAGAGTAGCTTAAATATACTGAAGGCTGAATTGCTAAAAGTAAATCAAAAAAATATAGAGCAGAAATTTACCCGTAAGGGATATATAGAAGTACTAGGCTTATTTATCCATAAAACACTTACGGAAGATATAGTGCTACAAAAACCCGAACAACCAGTGCTGCAAACTGAGATCCAACGCCCGGAGCTTGATTTGTTTAAACAACAACGCAACAGTTTGGATGTGAAAGAACGAGCTATTGCCGCACGGAACTTACCTAAGTTTAATTTGTTTTTGCAAGGTGGCCTTGGCAAACCTGCATTAAATATGCTGAATAATTCAATGGAGCCTTTTGCCATAGGTGGGCTGAGAATGAGTTGGCCCCTGTCAGGATTTTATACCAGCAGAAAGGAAAAGGCAATTATTGATATCAACAGAAAAGAGATTGATCTGCAAAAAGAAAACTTTTTACTGAATACTAATTTTGTGGTAAAGCAACAGGATTCGGAAATTGATAAGCAAACAAACCTACTGAACTCAGACGATGAGATTATTGCATTACGGGCAAGTGTAAAAGAAACATCGGCAGCACAGCTGGAAAACGGAGTTATAAATACCAGCGATTATTTGCGCGAGGTAAATGCTGAAGATCAGGCCAGACAAGGCAAGATCATGCACCAAATACAATTACTAATGGCCCTGTACAATAAACAAACCACCACAGGCAATTAA
- a CDS encoding O-methyltransferase, which yields MIEEINQTYPKAYHAIIEATKNTAFSMSSDVFTCSLLKTLAGAKPKSRFLELGTGTGLSTSWILDGMDKDSTLISIDNDSNYLSIAARFLVIDRRLDLHCIDGGEWIEENKDLKFDYIFADTWHGKYLMLDEVINMLNPGAFYIIDDMLPQPNWPEGHQEKATALVEELEKRKDLHIAKQCWATGILIATKKGI from the coding sequence ATGATTGAAGAAATTAACCAAACTTACCCAAAAGCGTACCATGCTATAATTGAAGCAACTAAGAATACCGCTTTTTCAATGTCATCAGATGTGTTTACCTGTTCTTTATTGAAAACATTGGCAGGTGCAAAACCAAAATCAAGGTTTTTAGAGTTAGGAACGGGAACGGGCTTATCTACTTCGTGGATTTTAGATGGAATGGACAAGGATTCTACCTTAATATCTATCGACAACGATTCTAACTATTTATCAATCGCAGCTCGTTTTCTTGTAATAGACAGACGGTTGGACTTGCATTGTATTGATGGTGGTGAATGGATTGAGGAGAATAAGGATTTAAAATTTGATTATATTTTTGCTGATACATGGCATGGAAAATACTTAATGCTTGACGAGGTAATTAATATGTTAAATCCTGGTGCATTTTATATTATTGATGACATGCTTCCACAACCAAATTGGCCAGAGGGACATCAGGAAAAGGCTACTGCGCTGGTTGAGGAATTAGAAAAAAGGAAAGATTTGCATATAGCCAAGCAATGCTGGGCAACGGGAATTTTGATTGCAACAAAAAAAGGTATTTAA
- a CDS encoding ABC transporter permease — translation MSWPEVLNEVIKAMEQFINFVKKEFAHVWRDKKTLLILFGMPVIQILIFGFALTNEVKNSEIIVMDQAKDEASQQIINKIAASRYFEIKNIAMNNVQIEAAFKQGKIKMAVVFPAGFNEALLHQHKAQIQILADASDPNTATMLTNYVSSIIQDYQRSIDKTAAIPYSIVPEARMLYNPQLKGAHNFVPGVMALVLMLVCVMMTAISIVKEKETGTMEILLVSPFSPLLVILSKAVPYLILSLINVASILLLSVYVLDLPVNGSVALLFAESTLFIITCLSLGIFISVKTNSQQMAMLISLMGMFLPTVLFSGFMFPIENMPYPLQLISNLVPAKWFYLIVKSIMIKGLGFMSIWKETLILGGITIVLLVVSLKSFKIRLA, via the coding sequence ATGAGCTGGCCAGAGGTGCTAAACGAGGTGATTAAAGCAATGGAACAGTTTATCAACTTTGTAAAAAAGGAATTTGCTCATGTTTGGAGGGACAAAAAGACCCTATTAATCTTATTTGGCATGCCAGTAATCCAGATTCTCATTTTTGGATTTGCTTTGACAAATGAAGTTAAAAACTCTGAGATAATTGTTATGGATCAGGCTAAAGATGAGGCGTCCCAACAAATCATCAATAAGATAGCCGCTAGTAGATATTTTGAGATTAAAAACATTGCGATGAACAATGTGCAAATTGAAGCGGCATTTAAGCAGGGGAAAATTAAAATGGCCGTAGTTTTTCCTGCCGGGTTTAATGAAGCGCTTCTTCATCAGCACAAGGCACAAATTCAGATTCTTGCTGATGCTTCTGATCCAAATACAGCTACTATGCTCACAAATTACGTTTCTTCAATTATTCAGGACTACCAAAGGTCAATTGATAAAACTGCAGCCATACCTTATTCAATAGTTCCTGAGGCAAGGATGTTGTATAATCCGCAATTAAAGGGGGCACATAATTTTGTTCCAGGGGTAATGGCCCTGGTACTGATGTTGGTTTGTGTAATGATGACGGCTATTTCAATTGTAAAAGAAAAAGAAACGGGAACAATGGAGATTTTACTGGTTTCACCATTTAGTCCTTTGCTGGTTATTCTTTCTAAAGCGGTGCCTTATCTTATCCTTTCGCTGATCAATGTAGCTTCTATTCTTCTGTTGAGCGTGTATGTGCTTGACTTGCCGGTTAATGGAAGTGTAGCCTTGCTTTTTGCAGAAAGTACACTGTTTATTATTACATGCCTTAGTTTGGGTATTTTTATATCCGTAAAAACAAATTCCCAGCAAATGGCCATGTTGATTTCATTGATGGGAATGTTTTTGCCAACTGTACTTTTTAGTGGGTTTATGTTCCCAATAGAAAACATGCCTTACCCTTTACAGCTAATTTCGAATCTGGTTCCGGCAAAATGGTTCTATTTAATTGTTAAATCTATTATGATTAAAGGTTTAGGCTTTATGTCTATCTGGAAAGAGACATTAATTTTAGGTGGTATTACTATAGTTTTATTAGTGGTGAGTTTAAAAAGTTTTAAAATCAGACTGGCATGA
- a CDS encoding DUF1080 domain-containing protein, whose protein sequence is MHKNLFVLGMSCLLMLGSAESVLASKKNITVSPQAEANPKDLIGRWDITIDENGKSAPSWLEVKLSGLKTLVGYFVGSSGSARPVAKVNFDNGKFSFTIPPQWEDGGQDFVIEGEVIGDAIQGTITTNEGKKYNWKGVKAPYLKRTAAPVWGKTINLFNGKDLTGWKAMGQNQWIVKDGVLTSPRSGANLISDQKFTDFKLHVEFRYQKGSNSGVYLRGRHEVQIEDSPKEQHPSSVLFSGIYGFLTPSEINALGPNTWQTFDITLIGRMVTVVVNGKTVITNQEIPGITGGALDSNEGEPGPIYIQGDHGPIEFKKIVITPAK, encoded by the coding sequence ATGCATAAAAATCTCTTTGTACTTGGTATGAGTTGTTTGTTGATGTTGGGTTCAGCAGAATCTGTTCTGGCATCAAAAAAAAATATAACTGTTAGCCCCCAGGCAGAAGCTAACCCTAAAGATTTAATTGGCCGCTGGGACATCACGATTGATGAGAATGGAAAATCAGCACCATCATGGTTAGAAGTAAAGCTTTCTGGTTTAAAAACACTTGTAGGCTATTTTGTTGGATCTAGCGGAAGTGCCCGTCCGGTAGCTAAAGTAAATTTCGACAATGGTAAATTCAGTTTCACAATTCCACCTCAGTGGGAAGATGGAGGTCAGGATTTTGTGATCGAAGGTGAAGTTATTGGAGATGCTATTCAGGGAACAATTACTACAAACGAAGGTAAAAAGTACAATTGGAAAGGAGTAAAGGCTCCGTATTTAAAAAGAACCGCTGCTCCGGTTTGGGGCAAAACCATTAACCTGTTTAACGGAAAAGACTTAACCGGATGGAAAGCAATGGGCCAAAACCAATGGATAGTAAAAGACGGTGTTTTAACCAGTCCTAGATCGGGTGCCAACCTGATTTCTGATCAGAAATTTACCGACTTTAAATTGCATGTTGAATTCAGATACCAAAAAGGAAGCAATAGCGGTGTATATTTAAGAGGCAGACATGAAGTTCAGATAGAAGATAGCCCGAAAGAGCAACATCCATCAAGTGTGTTATTTAGTGGTATTTACGGCTTCCTTACACCTAGTGAGATCAATGCATTAGGCCCAAATACATGGCAAACTTTTGATATTACTTTAATAGGCAGAATGGTTACTGTGGTTGTTAACGGAAAAACTGTTATTACTAATCAGGAAATTCCAGGAATTACCGGTGGTGCGCTGGATAGCAATGAAGGTGAACCCGGACCAATTTATATCCAGGGAGATCACGGTCCGATTGAATTTAAAAAGATAGTGATTACACCGGCTAAATAA
- a CDS encoding ABC transporter permease, whose protein sequence is MRTIRFLLEKEFRQIFRNKAILLLIMVMPVMQLIILPLAANYEVKNINLSVVDHDHSSYSQKLISKVTASGYFKLTGYNSSFNEGMKLVETDNADLILEIPHGFERNLVREGHQHLFIAVNAINGVKANLGGAYLGAIVKDFNNSIRLQLLPSSKFNEPAVIEVTSSNLFNPQLKYKFFMVPGILAILVTMIGGFLSALNIVKEKEFGTIEQINVTPIKKHHFILGKLIPFWMLGNVVFTLGLLVSWLIYGIVPLGNLLVLYLFASVFLLAILGFGLLVSTFCDTQQQAMFIMFFFMMIFILMGGLFTSIDSMPEWAKIVSRFNPVSYLIEVMRMVILKGSGFKDILPQLVTVGIYALILNAWAIWNYKKRN, encoded by the coding sequence ATGAGAACGATCCGTTTTTTACTGGAAAAAGAATTCAGGCAGATTTTCCGCAATAAAGCTATCCTGTTGCTTATAATGGTAATGCCTGTTATGCAGTTAATAATTTTGCCTCTTGCAGCAAATTATGAAGTAAAAAACATCAACCTTTCAGTGGTTGATCATGATCATTCCAGCTATTCCCAAAAACTGATTTCTAAAGTTACTGCTTCTGGTTACTTTAAACTTACAGGGTATAATAGTTCTTTTAATGAGGGAATGAAATTGGTTGAGACAGACAATGCAGATTTGATTCTGGAAATTCCTCATGGGTTTGAAAGGAATCTTGTCCGCGAAGGGCACCAGCATCTATTTATTGCTGTAAATGCCATAAATGGAGTGAAGGCAAACCTTGGTGGGGCATATCTAGGTGCTATTGTAAAAGATTTTAATAACAGTATAAGGTTACAGTTGCTTCCCTCTTCAAAATTTAACGAGCCTGCTGTAATAGAGGTCACTTCTTCAAACCTTTTTAATCCTCAGCTTAAATACAAGTTTTTTATGGTGCCAGGTATTCTGGCCATATTAGTTACCATGATTGGAGGATTTCTTTCAGCACTGAATATTGTAAAAGAAAAAGAGTTTGGTACCATTGAACAGATTAATGTAACACCAATAAAGAAACATCATTTTATATTGGGTAAACTTATTCCTTTTTGGATGCTAGGTAATGTGGTTTTTACATTGGGTTTGTTGGTGTCGTGGTTAATTTATGGTATTGTTCCACTCGGAAATTTGTTGGTATTGTACCTTTTTGCATCAGTTTTTTTGTTGGCTATTTTAGGCTTTGGTCTTTTAGTTTCTACCTTTTGTGATACTCAACAGCAGGCAATGTTTATCATGTTCTTTTTCATGATGATTTTTATTTTGATGGGCGGTTTGTTCACCTCTATTGATAGTATGCCGGAATGGGCAAAGATAGTTTCACGATTTAACCCGGTAAGTTATCTTATAGAAGTAATGCGAATGGTAATTCTTAAGGGAAGTGGATTTAAGGACATATTACCCCAGTTAGTAACTGTTGGTATATATGCCCTTATATTAAATGCTTGGGCGATATGGAATTATAAAAAAAGGAATTAA
- a CDS encoding HlyD family secretion protein, translated as MKKIAFALTAALFLVSCGQKEQAYDASGTFEAVETIVSAEANGTIKALNLVEGQILKADETIGYIDTTQLYLKKKQLIAQIGAILGKKPDVSAQIATYREQLKQANREQQRIINLLKADAATPKQLDDANSQIAIIKKQILAQESALSITSTSLGKETLPLNVQIDQLNDQISKSKIVNETAGTVLVKYAEVNEMASVGKPLYKVGDLLSIILRAYITGNQLPTVKLGQKVEVLVDAADGKYKTYEGTIEWISDKAEFTPKTIQTKDERANLVYAVKIKVKNDGYLKIGMYGEIILSKKI; from the coding sequence ATGAAGAAAATAGCATTTGCACTAACTGCCGCTTTGTTTCTGGTATCGTGCGGGCAAAAAGAACAAGCTTATGATGCTTCCGGCACATTTGAAGCTGTTGAGACCATAGTGTCTGCTGAGGCAAACGGAACAATTAAGGCACTGAATCTTGTGGAGGGACAGATACTAAAAGCAGACGAAACTATAGGTTATATTGATACCACACAACTGTACTTAAAAAAGAAGCAGCTCATCGCCCAAATTGGTGCCATATTAGGTAAAAAGCCTGATGTATCGGCACAGATTGCCACATACAGGGAACAGCTAAAACAAGCAAACAGAGAGCAACAGAGAATCATTAACCTGCTAAAGGCAGATGCAGCAACGCCAAAACAGCTTGATGATGCCAATTCCCAGATTGCTATTATTAAAAAACAGATCCTTGCTCAGGAATCAGCATTGAGCATTACTTCTACCAGTTTAGGTAAAGAAACACTTCCATTGAATGTACAAATTGATCAATTAAACGATCAAATTTCCAAAAGTAAAATTGTAAATGAAACAGCTGGCACTGTGCTGGTTAAGTACGCCGAAGTAAATGAAATGGCTTCAGTAGGTAAACCGTTATACAAGGTAGGCGATTTACTGTCTATTATTTTAAGAGCATACATTACTGGTAACCAGTTGCCGACTGTTAAACTGGGACAAAAAGTTGAAGTATTGGTAGATGCTGCAGATGGTAAGTATAAGACTTATGAGGGGACAATTGAGTGGATTAGCGATAAGGCGGAATTTACACCTAAAACTATACAAACAAAAGATGAGCGCGCAAATCTGGTATATGCAGTAAAGATAAAGGTGAAAAATGATGGTTATTTAAAAATAGGTATGTATGGTGAAATCATTTTATCTAAAAAAATATGA
- a CDS encoding Gfo/Idh/MocA family protein: MDINKQKPQVSRRNFLASAAAAAVLPSFLMNTIASAKIPGRKLRHASIGVGGMGAHDLGNFKSHPDVEIVAICDVDSDILKTAAAGIPGVRTYTDWRELLKNEIKNIDSVNVTVPDHTHFSVAYQAIKAGKHVYCQKPMCHDVAEVRSLTNIAIKKGVITQLGTQVASTACDRTAVQLIKNGTIGKIKHAYLCSNRPGAIADYRLVGPRPAETQEPPATLNWDLWIGSAPVRPYAPGIYHPAKWRAWQDFGTGWSGDIGCHIFDAVWKGLGLKAPISVIAEVQQSWKDSSERRGDTWPQGDHMTWIFPGNSYTESDKLTLEWFDGEIYPPQEVRALYSLENYPGECAMLIGTEGALLIPHGGEMPVLLPESKFKDTAFKKLESRNHYHHFVDACLGGEKTESHFAQSGPMTEAILLGTVAIRVPNQLLQWDAANMKFPNYPEANKFLRRKYRKGWEIKGEF; encoded by the coding sequence ATGGATATAAACAAACAAAAACCCCAGGTTTCCCGTAGGAATTTTCTGGCGTCGGCAGCAGCAGCTGCTGTACTGCCCTCATTTTTAATGAACACTATTGCTTCAGCAAAAATTCCAGGTCGTAAACTAAGGCATGCAAGTATTGGTGTGGGTGGAATGGGAGCGCATGATCTTGGTAATTTTAAATCTCATCCAGATGTAGAGATTGTTGCAATTTGCGATGTAGATAGCGATATTCTAAAAACCGCAGCTGCCGGAATTCCCGGTGTTCGTACTTATACCGACTGGAGGGAACTACTTAAAAATGAAATAAAAAATATAGATTCGGTTAATGTAACAGTACCAGACCATACACATTTCTCAGTTGCTTATCAGGCCATTAAAGCCGGAAAGCACGTGTATTGCCAAAAACCAATGTGTCATGATGTTGCAGAGGTTCGTTCTCTTACAAATATTGCAATTAAAAAAGGTGTGATAACCCAATTGGGTACCCAGGTTGCTTCAACCGCTTGTGATCGTACAGCTGTTCAGTTAATAAAGAACGGCACAATTGGTAAGATTAAACATGCATATCTATGTTCAAATAGACCGGGAGCCATTGCAGATTACCGGTTGGTGGGTCCCAGACCAGCAGAAACTCAGGAGCCGCCTGCAACCCTGAACTGGGATTTATGGATTGGCTCAGCGCCTGTTCGTCCTTATGCACCAGGCATTTATCATCCGGCCAAATGGAGGGCATGGCAGGACTTTGGTACCGGTTGGTCTGGAGATATTGGCTGCCATATATTTGATGCCGTATGGAAAGGCTTAGGACTTAAAGCCCCAATATCAGTAATTGCAGAAGTTCAGCAAAGCTGGAAAGACTCATCTGAACGTAGGGGAGATACCTGGCCACAGGGAGATCATATGACCTGGATTTTCCCTGGAAATTCGTATACAGAATCTGATAAATTAACGCTGGAATGGTTTGATGGAGAAATATATCCTCCACAAGAAGTCCGGGCACTTTATTCTTTAGAAAATTATCCAGGCGAATGTGCCATGCTAATTGGTACTGAAGGCGCTCTTCTGATACCGCATGGCGGAGAAATGCCAGTGCTTTTACCCGAAAGCAAGTTCAAAGATACAGCTTTCAAAAAATTAGAGAGCCGTAACCATTATCACCATTTTGTGGATGCCTGTTTAGGAGGTGAAAAAACTGAATCGCATTTTGCACAATCAGGCCCTATGACGGAAGCCATATTGCTTGGTACCGTAGCCATTCGGGTTCCAAACCAGTTGCTGCAATGGGATGCTGCAAACATGAAATTCCCCAACTATCCGGAAGCAAATAAATTTCTGAGAAGGAAGTATAGGAAAGGCTGGGAAATTAAGGGCGAATTTTAG
- a CDS encoding ABC transporter ATP-binding protein, protein MTSTIAIEVNQLRKTYGKEQLVAVDDISFDVNRGELFGLIGPDGAGKTSIFRMLTTLLLPEKGTAKVDGYDVVADYKQIRKTVGYMPGKFSLYPDLTIEENLRFFATVFGTTIAQNYHLIEDIYVQIEPFKDRRAGKLSGGMKQKLALCCALIHKPTVLFLDEPTTGVDPVSRKEFWEMLKRLKGQGITILVSTPYMDEATLCDRIALIQYGKILSINTPQKMIQQYPDQLFAIKADRMYELIKALRKYPGVMDCYAFGEYAHVSFKNSFEGDKLRSYLITEGLTRIEIKPVPPTIEDYFIKLLKN, encoded by the coding sequence ATGACCAGTACTATAGCCATCGAAGTAAACCAACTCCGTAAAACTTACGGTAAGGAGCAGTTAGTGGCTGTGGATGATATTTCTTTCGACGTTAATAGAGGAGAATTATTTGGGTTAATTGGTCCAGATGGTGCAGGTAAAACAAGTATTTTCAGGATGCTTACGACCTTATTACTTCCTGAAAAAGGCACCGCAAAGGTTGATGGTTATGACGTAGTTGCCGATTATAAACAGATCAGAAAAACGGTTGGCTATATGCCAGGCAAATTTTCTCTTTATCCGGATCTGACTATCGAAGAAAATCTTCGGTTTTTTGCTACAGTTTTTGGGACCACCATCGCCCAAAATTATCATCTGATAGAAGATATCTATGTACAAATTGAGCCCTTCAAAGACAGAAGGGCGGGAAAGCTATCGGGAGGAATGAAACAAAAGCTGGCTTTATGTTGTGCTCTTATTCATAAACCAACAGTTTTGTTTTTGGATGAACCAACAACCGGAGTTGACCCGGTATCTAGAAAAGAATTCTGGGAAATGCTGAAAAGACTTAAAGGACAAGGTATTACTATTCTTGTATCGACACCATACATGGACGAGGCTACCTTGTGCGACCGCATCGCCCTAATTCAGTATGGGAAAATTTTATCTATAAATACCCCTCAGAAAATGATACAGCAATATCCAGATCAACTATTTGCTATTAAAGCAGATAGGATGTATGAATTGATTAAGGCGCTTAGGAAGTACCCGGGTGTAATGGATTGTTATGCTTTTGGTGAATATGCTCATGTTTCCTTTAAGAATTCTTTTGAAGGTGATAAGCTCCGGAGTTACCTAATTACAGAAGGATTAACCCGAATAGAGATTAAACCTGTACCTCCAACTATAGAAGACTATTTTATCAAGTTATTGAAAAATTAG